A segment of the Frankiales bacterium genome:
CCGCTCGGCGTCGTGGGCCTACGTCATCCGGCCGAGGGAGTGCCGGCGCAAGCGCACGGTCGACCGCGTCGCCCACGCCGACGCGGTCGACCGGTGCGTGGGACGACGCTGGTGGCGACCCCGAGCAGAGAGGACGGCACCATGGCCACCACGCTCCGCAGCCTCGTCCGACGAGGACCGCGCACGCCCGGCCCGGGCGCGCCGGGCACCGTCGTCGCGCCACGTCGTCGCCCGCGTCCCACAGCGACCCCCCGCGCCCCGCGGCACGACCGCCTGTGGCTGGTGTGACCGGCGGCATCGGCGTCCTGGTCGTCGACGACGACGCGCGCGTGCGCGCGGCGCTCGTCCGGCTGCTCGAGGAGGCCGGCTTCCGGGCCGCCGCGCTCGATGTCGAGCAGTCCATGCGCCTCGCGTCGCTGACGGCGCTCGGAGCCGACGTCGCGGTCGTGGACCTGAGCCCGCCGGGCTCCCAGGGCCTGGCCGTCATCCGCAGGCTGACGCCCGGCGTGCGGGTCGTGGCGGTCAGCCTCCGCGGCACGGTCCGTGCGGCGGCGCTGCGCGCGGGTGCCGCCGTGTTCCTGGAGAAGGACGGCGACGACCACGCGCTCGTCCACGCGATCCGCACCGCTGCCGCCGGAGATCCGGTCCAGAATGTGGCGACCGACCCTGGTGAAGACCCGAGCCTCTGGGAGGGGCCGTCACGATGACCGACGACCTGGACGACGCCGCGCCGATCACCGTGTTCCTCGTCGACGACCACGCCATCGTCCGCACCGGCCTGCGCACCTACCTGGACACCGAGCCGGGGGTGCGGGTGGTGGGCGAGGCGGCCGACGGCCTGGAGGCGCTCGCGCGCATCGAGACCCTCGCTCGGGGCGAGGGCGCCCCCGACGTCGTGCTGATGGACATGCAGATGCCGCAGCTCGACGGTGTCGAGACCACCAGCCGGATCAAGTCCCGGTGGCCGGGCATCGACGTGATCGCGGTGACGTCCTTCATCGAGGAGGCCAGGATCCGGGCGGCGCTCGAAGCGGGGGCCACGGGGTACCTGCTCAAGGACGCGGACGCCGGCGACGTCGCCGATGCGATCCGCGCCGCCGTCGCGGGCGAGGTTCGCCTCGACCCCGCTGTGGCTGCGGCCCTCGCGCTGTCGCTGCGCACGCCGCCGTCGTCCGCGGAGTCGCTGACCCCGCGCGAGCGCGAGGTCGTCATCCTCGTCGCGGAGGGGCGCACCAACCGGGAGATCGGCAAGCGGCTCGGGGTCGCCGAGCGCACCGCCCGCACGCACGTGTCCAACATCCTCGCCAAGCTCGGCCTCGCCTCGCGGACGCAGGCGGCCATGTGGGCCGTGCGCGAAGGGCTGGTCGACGCCGCGGGGACGGGCGGGTGACCGCCGCCGACGACACGCTGGGGCAGGGCCGTCCCTCGCCGCTGCGCAGCACGTCGATGCCGACGGAGCCGGTCATCGAGCCCTACCCGCCCAGCGCGGATCCGATCGAGCGGCAGATCGTCGACATCTTCTTCGACCGCGTGCCGTTCGGCCTCGCCGTCTTCGACCTCGACGGCCGCCTCGAGCGGTGCAACCGCACCTGGACCGGCTTCTACGAGCTCTACTTCGGCGCCGGCCCGGAGTACACGGCCCCCGGCCGGAGCATCTACGACATGATCCCCGGCAACGAGGCCGGCCTCGATGAGCTGTTCGGCGCCGTCCGCGCGGGGAACGTCGTGCGCCAGGCGGCGAACAAGATCGAGATCCCCGGTGTCGCCACCTACTGGGACGTCGTGTTCGCCCCGTTGTACGAGGACGGCGAGATCGTCGGCGTGCTCGACGTCGTCACCGACGCGACCGACCGGGTGCTCTCGCACGAACGCCTCGAGGCGCGGATCCGTGCGTTCACGGCCGTGTCCGCGGCCATGACGGTCGACCAGCCGCTGACCTCCACGCTGAGCACCATCCGCGAGCAGCTGATGCGGACCACGCCGGCGACGGCCTGCTCGCTGATCACGTGGGCGTCCGGTCTCACCCCCGACGACGACTCCTTCACGATGGTCGCCGACCCGTCGTTCGGCGACGGATATGCGGCGGCGATGCGACGCATGCACCTCGAGGACCCGCGCGACCCGGCCGAGCGCAACCCCCAGCCGTTCGAGCTGCTGCGCGACTTCCGCATGGCGGCGTTCCAGGACCCGCGGTTCGAGCCGGTGCACCGGTTCTGGGCGTCCCCGCAGCCGGAGTGGGACGACCTGGTGGTGCTCACTCTCGTCTCGGGGAGCGTGAGCTTCGGCGAGCTCCACGTGCACCTGCCGGCCAGCGCGAGGGTCACCGTCGACGACCGCGACTACCTGCTGGCCATGGCCGACCACGCCGCCCTCGCGGTCCAGAACGCCGCGCTGTTCGCCGAGCAGGCGCGTGCGGCCGGCGACGCCGAGCGGCAGCGGCTGGCGCGCGAGCTGCACGACTCGGTGAGCCAGGCGCTGTTCTCGATGACGATGCACGCGCGCACGGCCGAGCGGCGGCTCGAGCCGCTCGGCCCGGACGCCGACCTCGCGCGAGCCGAGGTCGCGCGGCTCCAGGAGCTCACGAGGGGAGCGCTGGCCGAGATGCGCGCGCTCATCTTCGAGCTGCGTCCCGGGGCGCTCGCCGAGGAGGGGCTCGGTGCCGCGCTCACCAAGCAGGCGGCGGCGATCGCCGCGCGTGAGCAGGTCGTGATCGACGTCCAGGCGCCGGTGCAGCGGCTGCCGCTGCCCGCGGACGCCGAGGAGCACCTGTACCGGATCGCGCTCGAGGCGATGCACAACGCGGTCAAGCACGCCCGGCCGCGCCGGATCGACGTCTCGATCGAGCACGACGACGCGACGGGCGAGGTGCGCCTCGCGGTCGTCGACGACGGCATCGGCTTCGACACCTCGGTCGAGCACCTCGGGCACCTGGGGCTGGGCACCATGCGCGAGCGGGCGAGCGGCCTCGGCGGCTCGGCGACGGTCACCTCCGAGCGGGGCGCGGGGACCCGGGTCGAGGTCGCCGTCCCCCTCTCCAGGGGCACCGTCGCCGGCTGAGCCCGCAGGCCGGCTACGTCATCCGGCCGAGCCGGCCGACGGCCGTTGATCCCGCTCGCACCGGCCGTTCCCACCGACGCGGGCAGCGCCCCCTGATCGGCACCCTCGAGGTACCGACCAGAAGGGAGCTCCCGATGAGCGCCACCCAGTGGATCCTGTCGATCGTCCTCCTCGCGTGGGCGCTGCTGCGCAACCTGGGCACCCGCGAGGTGACCCGCTCGACCTTCGTCCTCCCGCTCGCCCTCGTAGGAGGCGCCGCCGCCTTCTTCCTCGTCCCGCTCCCGACGGCGGGCAACGACCTCGACCTCGTCGTGGCCTTCGGCGTCGTCGGCGCGGTCCTCGGCCTCGCGGCCGCCGCCGTCACCCGCCTGCACCACCACCAGGGCCGGCTCCACGCCACCGCCGGTGCCGGCTTCGCCGCGCTGTGGATCGTCATGATCGGCGGCCGAGTCCTGTTCGCCGAGTGGGCCACCGGCTCCGGGGCCGCCGCCGTCGGTTCGTTCTCCCGCGACCACGCCATCACCGGTGCCGACGCCTGGACCGCGGCCTTCGTCGTCATGGCGCTCGCCATGGTGCTCGCCCGCACCGCCGTGCTCGTCGTCCGCGCCCGCCGCGCCACCGCCACCGTGCCCGCCGCGGCCCTGGCCTGACCCCGCCATGACCCGCCCCGCCCTCCAGGAGAACCTCGTGAGCATCGACCCCGTCGCCCCGGTGCGCTCCCGCACCGTCGCGCCCGAGCGGGTGCGCCCGGTGCGTGCCGTCCTCGGCTACGCCGGCGTGAGCATCGCCGTCACGGCCCTCGGGTCGCTCGTCGTCGGCCTCGTCGCCCCCCAGTCCGACCAGCTCCTCCGCCGCCTGCCCGTGGTGCTCGTCCTGCTCGTCATCAGCCTCGTCGTCGCTCGGCGCGCCGGCTGGTCGGCCGTGGGGGCGGGCCGGCCCGCCACCTGGCGCCATCGCGCGTGGCTCGTGGCCCCGCTGCTGGTGGCCCTGGTGCCGCTGGCGTGGGGCTGGTCGCCCGACCGGGCGACCCTCGTCGCGCTGGCCGTGGGCTACCTCGCCACCGGTGCGTACGAGGAGCTGTGGTTCCGCGGCCTCTCGTTGCGAGCCGCCCTCCCGCTCGGGCCCGGCCGGGCCGCGCTGGTCACCTCGGCCGTCTTCGGCGCGACCCACCTGGCCAACGCGCTGTTCGGGCAGAACGTCGCGGTGACCGCCGCCCAGGCCTTCGGCGCCGCGGTGTTCGGGATGGGCTACGCCCTGCTGCGCCTGCGCACCAGCGCCGTGTGGTTCCTCGCGGGCACGCACGCCGTGTCCGACCTGCTGCTGCACACAACCGGCCTGCACGGCGGCGCACTGTGGGCCGTCATGGTCTCGCAGGACGTCGTCCTCCTCGTCGTCGGACTGCTCGCGCTGCGCAGCGTCCGCCGCGTCCCGTGACCCGCCCGCGCACGACCTCAGGAGCCCCGATGCCGCTCGCGACCCCGTCAGTGCCCGTGGTCCGCGTCGTGACGCCGACCCCCCACGTGCGGGCCGGCGCCTGGACCCCGTGGTCGCGCCGCACCTGGCTGGCCACGGCCCACCTGGTGCTCGACCTCCCAGTCGG
Coding sequences within it:
- a CDS encoding response regulator, with protein sequence MMTTYQRGGTPHAIAETMFRYRARACQPGRSGRSATGTGRRLSTRSHTSRAPRRRHPPGVAVHARDVDAARRRGPTSSGRGSAGASARSTASPTPTRSTGAWDDAGGDPEQRGRHHGHHAPQPRPTRTAHARPGRAGHRRRATSSPASHSDPPRPAARPPVAGVTGGIGVLVVDDDARVRAALVRLLEEAGFRAAALDVEQSMRLASLTALGADVAVVDLSPPGSQGLAVIRRLTPGVRVVAVSLRGTVRAAALRAGAAVFLEKDGDDHALVHAIRTAAAGDPVQNVATDPGEDPSLWEGPSR
- a CDS encoding response regulator, whose amino-acid sequence is MTDDLDDAAPITVFLVDDHAIVRTGLRTYLDTEPGVRVVGEAADGLEALARIETLARGEGAPDVVLMDMQMPQLDGVETTSRIKSRWPGIDVIAVTSFIEEARIRAALEAGATGYLLKDADAGDVADAIRAAVAGEVRLDPAVAAALALSLRTPPSSAESLTPREREVVILVAEGRTNREIGKRLGVAERTARTHVSNILAKLGLASRTQAAMWAVREGLVDAAGTGG
- a CDS encoding PAS domain-containing protein; translated protein: MTAADDTLGQGRPSPLRSTSMPTEPVIEPYPPSADPIERQIVDIFFDRVPFGLAVFDLDGRLERCNRTWTGFYELYFGAGPEYTAPGRSIYDMIPGNEAGLDELFGAVRAGNVVRQAANKIEIPGVATYWDVVFAPLYEDGEIVGVLDVVTDATDRVLSHERLEARIRAFTAVSAAMTVDQPLTSTLSTIREQLMRTTPATACSLITWASGLTPDDDSFTMVADPSFGDGYAAAMRRMHLEDPRDPAERNPQPFELLRDFRMAAFQDPRFEPVHRFWASPQPEWDDLVVLTLVSGSVSFGELHVHLPASARVTVDDRDYLLAMADHAALAVQNAALFAEQARAAGDAERQRLARELHDSVSQALFSMTMHARTAERRLEPLGPDADLARAEVARLQELTRGALAEMRALIFELRPGALAEEGLGAALTKQAAAIAAREQVVIDVQAPVQRLPLPADAEEHLYRIALEAMHNAVKHARPRRIDVSIEHDDATGEVRLAVVDDGIGFDTSVEHLGHLGLGTMRERASGLGGSATVTSERGAGTRVEVAVPLSRGTVAG
- a CDS encoding CPBP family intramembrane metalloprotease; translated protein: MTRPALQENLVSIDPVAPVRSRTVAPERVRPVRAVLGYAGVSIAVTALGSLVVGLVAPQSDQLLRRLPVVLVLLVISLVVARRAGWSAVGAGRPATWRHRAWLVAPLLVALVPLAWGWSPDRATLVALAVGYLATGAYEELWFRGLSLRAALPLGPGRAALVTSAVFGATHLANALFGQNVAVTAAQAFGAAVFGMGYALLRLRTSAVWFLAGTHAVSDLLLHTTGLHGGALWAVMVSQDVVLLVVGLLALRSVRRVP